The window GGGCGCCCGGCTGGCGCCGGAGCACCGCTACGTGCGCGTGCTGAACGGGTTCGCGAGCCCGCTCGATCCGACCGCCCTCGCCCTCCTCGACCGGGACCGGGAGGTCGCCGGCGTCTACCCCGTGCGAGTCGCCTACCCGGCTCAGGTCGAGCGCGGTCCGGCCGCGCCCGCCGTCGTCCCCGGGCTCGAGGTTCCGGGGCTGGACGGGAGCGGCGTGACGGTCGCGCTCCTCGACACGGGCGTCGACCCCTCGCATCCGTACCTGCGCCGCAGCGTGCTCGCCGGCCTCGACGTCATCTCGCCGGGGAGCGGCGGGATCGCGCAGCCGCACCCGCTCGTCCCTGGGCGTCCGGAGCGCCACGGCACGGAGCTGGCCGGGATCGTGACGGGAGCGGAGGGCCCGGGCGGCCTGCACGGGATCGCTCCCGGCGCCTCCATCCTCCCCATCCGGGTCGCCGGGTGGCAGCCCGACGCCGAGGGGGGCTACGCCGTCTACTCGCGCACCGACCAGATCCTGGCGGGCCTCGAGGCGGCGGTCGATCCGAACGGCGACGGGGACGTGCACGACGCTGCACGGATCGCCCTCGTGGGGGTGGTCGAGCCCTACGCGTCCTTCCCGGACGGGCCGCTCGCGCGCGCGATCGCGGGAGCGACCGCGCTCGACGTGCTCGTGGTCGTCCCGGCCGGGAACGACGGGCGGGCGGGGCCGAGCTACGGCAGCATCGGCGGGCCCGGGGGCGCCCCCGACGCGCTGACCGTGGGCGCCGCCGACGGGCGCCTGGTCGCCCCGACCGTCCGCCTGCACGTGCGAGCGGGGCTGCGGGTGTTGTTCGAGGGGGTGATGCCGCAGGGGGGCGCGCCCACCCACCTCGTCACCGCGGGGGTTGCGGCCGTCCCCCGTGCTGTGGCCGCGGCCGGGATCGGAGGGCTCTTCCGGGAAGGGTTGAGCACCGTCGCGGGCCGGGCGGCTCTCCTCCCCCGCGGGGTGCTCTCGGAGGAGACGGTGGAGGAGGCGGTCGCGGCCGGCGCGCTGGCGGTGCTCGTCGACGGGCTCCTGCCCGCCGGCGCCTTCAGCCTCGACGTGCCGCCGGGTGTGCCCGTGATCGGGCTGCCCGGAGAGCTGGCCAGCACGATCCGCGCCCACCTCGCCGCCGGCGTCCCCGTGACCGCGGCGATCGGAGCCAGCGCCGTCCACCCGAACGAGGCCGGCGGCGCGGTCGCGGCCTTCTCCTCCAGCGGGCTCGCCTTCGGAGGGCAGGTCAAGCCCGACCTCGTCGCCGCCGGCGTCGCCGTGCCGACCTCGGAGCCTAGCCGCGGCGACGACGGTCAGGTGCGGTTCGGCACGGTCAGCGGGACGAGCGCGGCCGCCGCCGTCGCGGCCGGGGCGGCGGCGGTCCTCGCCCAGGGGCGACCCACCCTCGACGCGGTCGCGCTGCGCGCGCTGCTCGTCGGCGCCGCGCAACGCCGCGACCTCGACGCGGCCGCATCGGGCGCAGGCCTGCTCGACCTCCGCGCGGCGGTGCAGCAGGAGCTGGCCGCGGAGCCCGCGACGATCTCCTTCGGCGCCGCCGGTGGCGCCGTTCGCGAGCGCAGGCTCCGCCTGCGAAACGTCTCCACGCGTCCGCTCGTGGTCACGATCGAGACCTCCGCGCTCGCGCCGAAGGGAGTCGAGGTCACCGCCGACCCGGGCCGGATCCGGATCCGTCCCGGCCGTGCGGTGGAGGTCGTCCTCGCCGCCGACACCACCGACCTCTCCCCGCAAGCGGGCGCGGCCACGGGGGAGCTCGTGCTGCGGGCCGAGGGGGCGCCGGACGTGCACGTCCCCTGGGCGGTGGCCGTGCCGGCCCGGGAGACCGACCTGCTCGCGGACGTCTCGCTCCGCACGACCGGCTCTCGGGTGACGGAGGCAGAGCCGGCCGTGCTCGAGCTGGTCGCGGGCGCGGTGACGGCGGCCCCCCAACCCGAGCTGCGGCCTGTGGCGCTCCTCGAGGTGCAGCTCCTCCGCGACGGAGAGCCGGTCGGCGTGCTCGCGCGCCGGCGCGAGCTCCTGCCCGGGCGCTACACGTTCGCGCTCACCGGCCGGGGCCCGAGCGGAGAGCGGCTCCGGGGCGGAGGCTGGGAGGTCCGCGTCGTCGCCTTCCCCGGGGACGGCACCCGGCGCCAGGTCGCGCGCGTCCCCTACCACCTCCGCTGAGCGCCAGAGCCGGGCATATACTCGCGACCGTCTAGACGAGACAGGAGGACCGTCGATGTCTCAAGCCGCGGCGACGTCCCATCTCCGCGAGAACCCGTTCGAGCTGGCGACGGCGCAGCTGCGGAAGGTGGGCGAGCTCTTCGCCCTCGATCCGAACCTGATCCGCGTCCTCTCCCAGTGCAAGAAGGCGGTCGAGGTCTCGATCCCCGTCCAGATGGACGACGGGTCGATCGAGGTCTTCCTCGGCTATCGGGTCACCCACAACATCGCCCGCGGGCCCTCGAAAGGGGGCATCCGCTACCACCCCGACGTGACCCTGGACGAGGTCAAGGCGCTGGCGATGTGGATGACCTGGAAGTGCGCCGTGGTCAATCTGCCCTACGGGGGAGCGAAGGGCGGCGTCATCGTCGACCCGCGCTCGCTGTCAGATGGCGAGCTGGAAAGATTAACGCGACGCTACGCTTCCGAGATCAGCATCATCATCAGCCCGGAAATGGACGTCCCGGCGCCGGACCTCGGCACGGACCCGCGCGTGATGGCGTGGATCATGGACACCTACAGCATGCACCATGGCCATTCGACGCCGGGCGTCGTCACCGGAAAGCCCGTCGTCATCGGCGGCAGCCGCGGCCGCTATGAGGCGACGGGGCGGGGCGTGCTCTTCATCACTCAGGAGGCGTGCAAACGGCGCGGGATACCGCTCGAAGGCCAGACGGTCGCTATCCAGGGGTTTGGCAATGTGGGAGGCGTCGCCGCGAGGCTGCTGGCGCAGGCCGGCGCCCGCATCGTCGCCGTGAGTGACTCGCGGGGCGGCATCTACAAGCCCGAGGGGCTGGACGTCGAGTCCCTGTACGCTCACCGCCTCGCCGGCGGCCAGCTGGGCGAACACCCCGGCGCCGACCACAACCACATCACAAACGCCGAGCTGCTAGAGCTGCCGGTCGACATCCTCATCCCCGCGGCCCTCGAGGGCCAGGTGACGGAGCTCAATGCCGGCAAGGTGCAGGCGAAGATGATCGTCGAGGCTGCTAACGGGCCGGTGACACCGCGGGCGGACGAGATCCTCTCCGCCCGCGGCATCTACGTCGTGCCGGACATCGTGGCTAACGCCGGAGGGGTCGTCGTCTCTTACTTCGAGTGGGTGCAGGACCTGCAGTCCTTCTTCTGGGAGGAGTCGGAGGTCAACACCCGCCTTCAGCGCATCATGGTCAACGCGTTCAACGAGGTGTCGACCCTCGCCCACGCCCGGAGTCTTCGTCTGCGAGAAGCGGCCTACGTGGTGGCGGTGCAGCGCGTGGTCGACGCCATTACCGCGCGCGGCATTTACCCCTGAGCCCCTTCGCCCAGCGCTCCAGGCGCCCTTGAGCCGTTAGCCGGCCGCAACCAGCGGCTGAGCCTCCCGCCTGACCGCGCAGCCCGGCCCGGGGCCGGCTCCCGCCCCTCCGCCAGGGCATCCCGGAGCAGCTGACGGCGGCGCGCCATGCGCCGGTCGAGCTCCCGCTCCACGTCCCGCACCATCATCTCCTCGATCAGGTTGAACATCGGGGTCTCCTTAACCACTAAAGCGCTGTCAATGGTTAGACTCTACCAGCCTCCCGACTAACTGACAATAGTTTTTGGATGGTTATCATTGCCATTTTTTCGCCGCCGCTCGCATGATCCACGGAAGCTGAAGCAGGAGGTGCACCGATGCCGGAAGGGAGGCTGGGTATCGGCTTCGCCGGAGCGGGCTTCGCGGCGCGCTTCCATATCCAGAGCCTCGTGGGCGTGCGCGACGCCGACGTGGCCGCCGTCGCCGCGCCGACCCGCGAGCACGCCGAGGAGGCGGCCGCGCTGGCCCGTGGCCTCGGCGTCGGCGAGCCTGCTGTCTACGCGAGCGCGGGGGAGATGGCGAAGGACCCTCGCGTCGACGCCATCTGGATCTGCGTCCCGAACGACCTGCGGCTGGCCGTCGTCGAGGAAGTGCTCGATGCCGTGAAAGGCGGGGCCTCGCTGGTTGGGCTGGCGTGCGAAAAGCCGCTGGCCCGCAACGTCGCGGAAGCGCGGCGGATGGTCGAGTTGATCCAGGCCAGCGGCCTCCTGCACGGCTACCTGGAGAACCAGGTGTTCGCGCCCAGCCTTACGCGGGGCAAGGAGATCATCTGGCGGCGGGCTGCCGCTATCGCCGGCAGGCCTTACCTGGCGCGAGCGTCCGAGGAACACAGCGGCCCGCACATGCCCTGGTTCTGGTCCGGCGTCCGGCAGGGCGGCGGCGTCCTCAACGACATGCTCTGCCATTCCTTCGAGGCCGCGCGCTTTCTCCTCACCGAGCCAGGACGGGCGCGCTCCAGCGTCGAAGTGCAGGAAGTCAGCGCCCAGATTGCGTCCCTGAAGTGGACCCGTCCCGACTACCAGCGCCAGCTGCGCGACGCGACAGGCGTCGATTACGGCACGGCCGCGGCGGAGGACTTCGCCCGCGCGACGGTGAAGGTCTCGGCGGACGGGCAGCCGGCAATCATCGAGGCGACAACTTCCTGGAACTTCGTCGGCCCCGGCCTGCGCCTGCGCATGGAGCTATTCGGGCCGGAGTACTCGATGCAGGTGGACACGCTGCATTCCGACCTCTCCGTCTTCCTCTCGCGGCGGATCAGCGGCGCCGAGGGCGAGGACCTGGTCGAGAAGCAGAACGCGGAGCAGGGCCTCATGCCCGTGATCGCTGACGAGGCGGCGGCCTACGGCTATACGGCAGAGAACCGGCACATGGTCGAACGCTTTCTGGCCGGGCGCCAACCGGACGAGACCTGGGAGGACGGGCTCGAGGTCACGCGCGTGCTGATGGCGTGCTACCTTTCGGCCGAGCGCGGGGCGACCGTCCGTTTCCCGGCCGCAGAGCTGGAGACATTCGTGCCGGCCGTGGCGCAGGGGACCTGGCGGCCGTAGGAGCGGCGCCGGGTAGTGCAGGAGGAGTGCGGGATGGTAGACGAAAAGTTGAACCAGAAAGTCCGCGAGCTGCTGGAAGGCCAGGTGAAGAGCGGGAGGCAGATCGGCACGCAGGTCGCAGCCTACCGATACGGCAAGCTGTTGGTCGACGCCTGGGCGGGTACGATGGGCCCCCGGGACCCGCGCCCCGTCCAGGCTGACACGCTCTTCCCCAGCTTCTCGACGACGAAAGGGGTTGCGGCTACCGCGCTGCACGTCCTTGCCGACCGTGGCGTGATCGACTACGAGGCGCCGGTGGCGAAGTACTGGCCGGCCTTCGCTCAGAACGGCAAGGAGCGCATCACGGTCAGCCAGGCGATGAGCCACCAGGCCGGCCTGCACGCGATGCCGAGGCCTATGCGAGCCGACTTCGTTTGCGACTGGAGCGCAGGGCTGCGCTGGATGGAGGAGAGCGCGCCGGCCTGGGAGCCGGGGACGGCCACGGGCTACCACGCGATCACCTGGGCCTGGATCGCCGGCGGCATCATCCAGTACGCCTCCGGCCGCCACGTGAGCGAGGTGGTCGAAGAAGAGATCGCGAGGCCCCTGGGAGTCAGCGGTGACATGTACATCGGCGTCCCGGCCGGCGTGGAGCCGAGGCTGGCCAGCCTGCTCGAAGCAGGGCCGGTGGTCGAGGCGGCGGCGGCCCAGCGAGCGGGTGTCACGCCCGACAGCGACTTCGCACGGGCCATGCCAACGGACCACGACTTCAGCTGGAACGATATGCGCCTTCGCCAGGCCTGCGTGCCCTCGGCCAACGGTCACTTCACGGCCCGCGCCCTGGCCCGCATGTACGGCGCCCTGGCCAACGGCGGCGAGATCGACGGCGTGCGCCTCGTGACGCCGGAGCGGGTCCGGGAGATGCAGCGCATCGTTACCAACGCCCCGGACCGCGTCCTGCTGGGCTGGCCGCTGCGCAAGGGCATCGGCTATTTCATGGGCGGCAAGACGAACGGAGTGCACGGCGCCATGGGCCCGCGCGAGACCGCCTTCGGCCATCCGGGCGCCGGAGGTTCCGTAGCCTTCGCCGACCCCGAGGTCGGGCTCTCGATCGCCGTGACCATTAACCGCATGTACCAGGAAATGGTGGACCCTGGCCCTGACCCGGCGTTCGAGGTCTGTGAGCTGATCCGAAATGAACTCGGGGTGAACGGTTGAGCGCCCGCGGTGATTAAGCGTCCAGGCGGACGGCCCGCCCGATGCGGGAAGATTCGTAGCACGCATCCAGGACGCGCTGGACGTTGAGTGTCTCTTCGGGGAGCACTCGCAGGTGCTCCTTGCCCTCGACGACCGCCAGGAAGTGCGCGACCGCTTCTTCCCAACCAGACGAGCGCGGGACGTCTAGCGGCTCGTCCACCTTTTCGCCCTTGTCCCACCTGTAGACCATGCGCGCTTCGTTGTCCGCGCCGGCATGGGTACCGAGGATGTGGATGTACTCGCGCTCGCGCTCGATATGCGAGGCCCACGAAGCCTGCACCGTCATGGTCGCGCCGTCCTCGAAGCGCACGAAGGCCGCCCCGAAGTCATCGACGTCGAACGCGGCCGGGTCCCAGGCGTTGCGGCGGGCCGCGGCAACCTCCGGGCGGTTGCCGAAGAAGGTGCCGACCTGGGCCATCACCTCTACCGGCCGCGGCCGGCCCATGAACCACATGGCGCAGTCGATCACGTGCACGCCGATGTCGAGCATCGCGCCGCCGTGGGAGAAGCGCCGTTGCGTGAAAGAGCCCCAGGTCGGGATGCCGAGGCGCCGGATGTAGACCGCGTTCGCGTGGTACACGCGGCCGAACTCGCCCGCGGCGATGCGCTCCTTGATCGCGACGTTCACCGGCCGGAAGCGCAGGTTCTGCTCCACCATCAGGTAGGAGCCTGCCCTGGCCGCGGCCTCGAACATGGCTTCCGCCTCGGCGAGCGAGGTCGCGAGCGGCTTTTCGCAGAGGACGTGCGCCCCGGCAGCCAGCGCCTCCATCACGACCTCGCGATGGAAGACGTTGGGGACGCAGACGCTGACGACCTCTGGCTTCTCGCGCGCCAGCATCTCGCGCCAGTCGGTATAGGCGCGCTCGACCCCGTATTCGGCGCCGACCTTCGCGGCCAGCCCGGGGACGATGTCGGCCAGGCCGACCAGGCGGGCGCCCGCCTTGCGGTACCCGGGCAGGTGTCCGTGGGTGGCGATCCACCCCGCGCCGACCACGGCGACCTTCGGGCCTCCGCCCGCCACCTAGAGGAGCCTTTCGAGGAGGGCCTTCGCGGCCAGGATGCCTTCCCGCTCCGGCAGCCGCTGGCCCTCATATTCGATGCCGACGAAGCCCTGATAGCCGGCTTCTTTCACGATCCCGATCATCCGGGCGAAGTCGATGCGGGTCTCGTTCCCGGCTTCGTCGAAGTCATAGCATTTGGCGCTGACCGCCTTTGCGTAAGGCATCATCTTGCGCACGGCCTCGTAGCGGTCGGTCTGGGGCGGGAAGTTGCCGAAGTCCGGGAGGGAGCCGAAGTTCTGCCTTCCGACCGTCTGGAACAGCGAGGCCAGCCAGTCCGGCTCGGCGAAGCAGCCATAGTGGCCCGCCTGGCTGTGGTTCTCGATGAGCACGTTGATACCGGCCGCGCTCGCGTATTCGGTCAGGGCCGAGAAGCTCTCGGTCGCGCGCTCCAGCATTGCCGCCGGGTCGGAGTCGTCGCCGTGGACGTTGCAGCGGATCGAGTGACAACCGAGCACTTCGGCGATGTCGACCCACTTGTGATGGTTCTTCACTGCCTGCCGGCGTTCGGCTGCGTCGGCGGCGGCCAGCTCGCCCTCGCCGTCGCACATGATCAGGAGGAGTCGCAGGTCAAGCTCATCGGCGAGCTTGCGCACCCGCTGCAGGTAGCGGTATTGCGGCGAAGGAAAAAACGTGTTCACGAACTCGAAGCCGCGGATGCCAAGGTCCGCGCACATCTGCAGCATCCCGAGCTGGTCGATTTCCTTGGCGAAGAAGAGCCGGTGCATGGACCAGGCGGCGAGAGACACCTGGAGAGTGGAGGGCTGGCTGTCAGGCGCCATCGCGCTAGTTTAGCGTCCGCCCGCTCGTAGCGGGGCAACGCTCACCTCGCGGAAGCGGACCACGGACGCGGCGTCGTGGTTCTGCAGGCCGATGTACCCTCGCGCCGGGCGTGGGCCGCGCTCCGGCTCGTAGTCCCGTTGGCGTGGCGGCACCGGCTGGGAGGGGTCGAAGTCCGTGAGGAGGACGCCGTTGAGTGTCACGCGGACGCGCTCGCCGTCGAGGTCAATGTCCATCGTGTTCCACTCGCCCGGGGGCCTGTCCGGCTCCAGCGAGGTGCGTGTCATGGAGTAGATGACGCCAGTGCGGTGCCATTCGTCCTGGCCGGCGTTGATCTGCACCTCATAGCCGTTGTGCACGGCGAACCAGGGATCCGGCGGCGGCGCGGCGATGCGGATGAAAATCCCGGAATTGTCCTCGCGACGCGTGGTCCGGTACACGACGCGCAGCGTGCAGTCGCCGAAGGTCTCGCGCGTGTACCAGAGGAGCCCCATCCCGCCCTCGGTCTGGAGGCAGCCGTCCACAACCGTGAAGCCGCCCGGCCCCACGTGCTCCCAGCCGTCGAGGTCCCGGCCGTTGAAGAGCTGACGTCGATCAGACTGCGCGGTCACTCCGGGATTGTACGCCACAGCAGGACTTCGACCTGGGACCCGACTGGCAGGAAGTGGCCACGTCAGCGGGTGCTAGACTGTGTGACTCCCCGGTACGGAAAGACGTTTGACGCAGAGGAGGACGCATGACCAGGCTGAACCCGTACTTGAACTTCCCCGGCAACGCGGAAGAAGCGTTCAACTTCTACAAGTCGGTCTTTGGCGGCGAATTCAGCGCGCTCGTCCGGTTCAAGGACATGCCGATGGAGGGCGCGAGCGTCTCCCCGGCTGACGAGAACAAGATCCTGCACATAGGCCTGCCGATCGGGGACAACGTCCTGATGGCGTCGGACGCTCCCGAGGGCATGGGGCCAAAGGTCAACTTTGGCAACCACGCCTACATTTCCGTCCACCCCGACAGCAGGGCCGAGGCAGACCGCATCTTCAACGCCCTCTCCGCCGGTGGCGAAATCGAGATGCCCATCGGCGACCAGGCCTGGGGCGACTACTACGGCAGCTTCAAAGACAGATTTGGCGTGCAGTGGATGGTGAACTACTCGCCAGCCGCCGCCTCCTGACCGCGAGCTCCCCCGGACGCCAGTTGTCCCCGGCCGCGCTGACTACTGCCGCCGCAGCAACGGGAGCACCATCTGGCCCAGGCGCCTGTAGGACGCCAGGACCAGGGCCTGGTCGAGGACGATGTGGCGCACGAGCACATGCTCGAAGCCCATCTCGGCGAGGCCGGCGAACTCCTCGGCGACGCGCTGGGCCCCGCCGATCACGAGCGTCTCTGGACTGAAGCCGCGGTAGCCGCGCTCGAGGACGGGCCGTGTCGCTGCCTCGGCGTCGGCGTCGGTCTCGCCCACGTAGATGTCGCGGCGGATGGCGAGGTGGGGCTCGCGGCCGGCCGCTGCCGCTGCCTGGCGGTAGATATCGGCCTCCACCTGTAGCCTCTCACCGAACACCGACGGCGCGGCGAGCCAGGCGTCTCCCATGCGACCGGCGCGTTCGAGCGCCGGCCTGGCGCTGGCGCCGACCCAGATCGGGACAGGCTGCGGTGGCAGCGGCGAGATGGCGGCGTCGGTGAGCGTGTGATAGCGGCCCTCGAACGTCAGGCGCTCGCCGTCCAGCAGCCGGCGCAGGATCGTGAGGTGCTCTTCCATGCGGCTGGGCCGGGTCTTCAGGGGCACAGCGAAGGGCGAGAACTGCTCCTCGCCCTCACCCGCCGCGACGATGACCACGAAGGGGCCCTGGGCCAGCGCCGCCAGCGTGCCGACCTGCTCGGCGAGGAGGTAGGGCTGGTAAAGGGGCAGGAGGAAGAGAGCGCCCGTGACCATGTCGCCCGTCTCGGCCATCAGTCGCCCAATCGTCGGGATGCCCTGGAAGTAGTGCCCGGGCGTGTTGTGGTGGTCACCGACGAAAAGGGAGTCGAGCCCTGCTTCGCGCACCGCGCGCGCCCGCTCCACCAGCATGCGTCCGGCTTCCCGCGCGGGGATCGAGCGCGGGAGAGCGGTGGTGAGCGAGACGCCGACCTTGAGGGCGGAGGGCTGCACGGGTCGCATTATAGGGGCCGGCCGCGGACGGTCTATGAGGCTGGTTGACATCGCGCGCCTTGCTCCTAACATGGCGGCACAGCTTGCCGGGGTCCGGCCAGCTGCGGAGGTAAGGAATGGGCTTCCTGGGCAGGCTATTTGGCGGCGAGAAGAGGGCAGCGGCGGAGCGAGGCCCGCCGGCGCCGGCCACGCCGCTAGTGTCCGGCAACCGTTACTGGCGTTGTCCCGCCTGTGGCGGCGTGCAGGGCAAGAAGGAACTGGACGTGACGGTCATGACTGGCTCGCCGGTGCCCGCGGGCCTAGTGGCCTGCTCGAAGTGCGGCCGCGAGCACGATGCCATCCAGGTCTATGGCGGCGCCTTCGACTTCACGGGCGAGGCCGAGGTGCTCTCGCGGGTCCAGGTCGCTCGACGCTACCTCGAGGGGGAGATGGCCCAGGACGCCGCGGCGGTCGAGGCGCTCCTCGCCCCGGACGCAGTCCATGTCTCCATGCGCGGCGAAACAGCCGGGGCGAAGGCGATCGCCGACCGCCTGCGCAACCCCCAAGGCCCGGGGGCCGGCATCATGGGGCGCCTGCAGTGGAGCGCGCCCCAGGAGGTCGAAGGCAAGGTCAGGTTCGAGGGCAAGCCGTCGATGCCCAGCGCGCCCTTGCCTGGCATCACCATGACTCTTTCCTTCAACGAGGCCAACAAGATCACCCGCATAGAGATGGCCCGGCGCGAGGCGTGACTCCGGCCGCGGCCACCGCGGCGTGCTAGGCTGGTTACACCATGCAGAAGCACAAAGGACTGCGCCTCAGCCTGATCGGCGCGCTGGTCTTCCTTATCAGCATCTCCTTGCTGCTCGTCCTGCCGGACCTGGTGCCGGCCGTGGGGATGCTGCTCGGGGGCGCCCTGGTCTGGGGCGGCCTGATATGGACCCTCTTCGGTTACTACACCTCGCCCGAAGGCCCGCTGCCCGGCCCCTGAGCCTCAGTTGAGGCTGAAGGGTGGGTACCTGTCCGTCAGCGCGTAGATGTAGCCATTCAGGCGGGTGCTCCAGCGGAGTACGCCGGCGAGGTAGTTGTGCATGCCAGCGGGAAACTGGCCGGTGAACAGCACGGCGAACTGGGCGACGAACAGGACGACGAAACCGATGAGCGCCAGGGCGGCGAGCACAAACAGGTGCGGAATCAGGAGCAACTCCTTGATGTACAGGCCGAATAACGGGAAGTTCAGGATGCGGTTGGACTTGTCGGTGTAGTCGGCCTCGTAGACCACCGGATAACCGGCCTGCTCGGTGCTGAACGGCGGGTAAGCATCCGCCAGACCAAAGAAGTAGGCTCCGACGCTTGTGCTCCAGCGCTGCCAGCCAGCGACGAATCTGAACATGCCTGCCGGAAAGCGTCCCGTGAACAGAATGGCGAAGGTCGCGATGAAGTAGACGATGACGGCGACCAGGCCTACTAAGGCGATGACAATCATGTGGGGGATCATCAGGATGTAGCGGATGAACGTCCCGATGAACAACGGGAAGTTCAGAAGGCGTGATGATTTCTCCGGCAAGGCTACCGTCACCCTTATCGGGTAGGCC of the Dehalococcoidia bacterium genome contains:
- a CDS encoding S8 family serine peptidase, whose protein sequence is GARLAPEHRYVRVLNGFASPLDPTALALLDRDREVAGVYPVRVAYPAQVERGPAAPAVVPGLEVPGLDGSGVTVALLDTGVDPSHPYLRRSVLAGLDVISPGSGGIAQPHPLVPGRPERHGTELAGIVTGAEGPGGLHGIAPGASILPIRVAGWQPDAEGGYAVYSRTDQILAGLEAAVDPNGDGDVHDAARIALVGVVEPYASFPDGPLARAIAGATALDVLVVVPAGNDGRAGPSYGSIGGPGGAPDALTVGAADGRLVAPTVRLHVRAGLRVLFEGVMPQGGAPTHLVTAGVAAVPRAVAAAGIGGLFREGLSTVAGRAALLPRGVLSEETVEEAVAAGALAVLVDGLLPAGAFSLDVPPGVPVIGLPGELASTIRAHLAAGVPVTAAIGASAVHPNEAGGAVAAFSSSGLAFGGQVKPDLVAAGVAVPTSEPSRGDDGQVRFGTVSGTSAAAAVAAGAAAVLAQGRPTLDAVALRALLVGAAQRRDLDAAASGAGLLDLRAAVQQELAAEPATISFGAAGGAVRERRLRLRNVSTRPLVVTIETSALAPKGVEVTADPGRIRIRPGRAVEVVLAADTTDLSPQAGAATGELVLRAEGAPDVHVPWAVAVPARETDLLADVSLRTTGSRVTEAEPAVLELVAGAVTAAPQPELRPVALLEVQLLRDGEPVGVLARRRELLPGRYTFALTGRGPSGERLRGGGWEVRVVAFPGDGTRRQVARVPYHLR
- a CDS encoding Glu/Leu/Phe/Val dehydrogenase, producing MSQAAATSHLRENPFELATAQLRKVGELFALDPNLIRVLSQCKKAVEVSIPVQMDDGSIEVFLGYRVTHNIARGPSKGGIRYHPDVTLDEVKALAMWMTWKCAVVNLPYGGAKGGVIVDPRSLSDGELERLTRRYASEISIIISPEMDVPAPDLGTDPRVMAWIMDTYSMHHGHSTPGVVTGKPVVIGGSRGRYEATGRGVLFITQEACKRRGIPLEGQTVAIQGFGNVGGVAARLLAQAGARIVAVSDSRGGIYKPEGLDVESLYAHRLAGGQLGEHPGADHNHITNAELLELPVDILIPAALEGQVTELNAGKVQAKMIVEAANGPVTPRADEILSARGIYVVPDIVANAGGVVVSYFEWVQDLQSFFWEESEVNTRLQRIMVNAFNEVSTLAHARSLRLREAAYVVAVQRVVDAITARGIYP
- a CDS encoding Gfo/Idh/MocA family oxidoreductase gives rise to the protein MPEGRLGIGFAGAGFAARFHIQSLVGVRDADVAAVAAPTREHAEEAAALARGLGVGEPAVYASAGEMAKDPRVDAIWICVPNDLRLAVVEEVLDAVKGGASLVGLACEKPLARNVAEARRMVELIQASGLLHGYLENQVFAPSLTRGKEIIWRRAAAIAGRPYLARASEEHSGPHMPWFWSGVRQGGGVLNDMLCHSFEAARFLLTEPGRARSSVEVQEVSAQIASLKWTRPDYQRQLRDATGVDYGTAAAEDFARATVKVSADGQPAIIEATTSWNFVGPGLRLRMELFGPEYSMQVDTLHSDLSVFLSRRISGAEGEDLVEKQNAEQGLMPVIADEAAAYGYTAENRHMVERFLAGRQPDETWEDGLEVTRVLMACYLSAERGATVRFPAAELETFVPAVAQGTWRP
- a CDS encoding serine hydrolase domain-containing protein, with protein sequence MVDEKLNQKVRELLEGQVKSGRQIGTQVAAYRYGKLLVDAWAGTMGPRDPRPVQADTLFPSFSTTKGVAATALHVLADRGVIDYEAPVAKYWPAFAQNGKERITVSQAMSHQAGLHAMPRPMRADFVCDWSAGLRWMEESAPAWEPGTATGYHAITWAWIAGGIIQYASGRHVSEVVEEEIARPLGVSGDMYIGVPAGVEPRLASLLEAGPVVEAAAAQRAGVTPDSDFARAMPTDHDFSWNDMRLRQACVPSANGHFTARALARMYGALANGGEIDGVRLVTPERVREMQRIVTNAPDRVLLGWPLRKGIGYFMGGKTNGVHGAMGPRETAFGHPGAGGSVAFADPEVGLSIAVTINRMYQEMVDPGPDPAFEVCELIRNELGVNG
- a CDS encoding Gfo/Idh/MocA family oxidoreductase, producing the protein MAGGGPKVAVVGAGWIATHGHLPGYRKAGARLVGLADIVPGLAAKVGAEYGVERAYTDWREMLAREKPEVVSVCVPNVFHREVVMEALAAGAHVLCEKPLATSLAEAEAMFEAAARAGSYLMVEQNLRFRPVNVAIKERIAAGEFGRVYHANAVYIRRLGIPTWGSFTQRRFSHGGAMLDIGVHVIDCAMWFMGRPRPVEVMAQVGTFFGNRPEVAAARRNAWDPAAFDVDDFGAAFVRFEDGATMTVQASWASHIEREREYIHILGTHAGADNEARMVYRWDKGEKVDEPLDVPRSSGWEEAVAHFLAVVEGKEHLRVLPEETLNVQRVLDACYESSRIGRAVRLDA
- a CDS encoding sugar phosphate isomerase/epimerase family protein produces the protein MAPDSQPSTLQVSLAAWSMHRLFFAKEIDQLGMLQMCADLGIRGFEFVNTFFPSPQYRYLQRVRKLADELDLRLLLIMCDGEGELAAADAAERRQAVKNHHKWVDIAEVLGCHSIRCNVHGDDSDPAAMLERATESFSALTEYASAAGINVLIENHSQAGHYGCFAEPDWLASLFQTVGRQNFGSLPDFGNFPPQTDRYEAVRKMMPYAKAVSAKCYDFDEAGNETRIDFARMIGIVKEAGYQGFVGIEYEGQRLPEREGILAAKALLERLL
- a CDS encoding DUF1080 domain-containing protein yields the protein MTAQSDRRQLFNGRDLDGWEHVGPGGFTVVDGCLQTEGGMGLLWYTRETFGDCTLRVVYRTTRREDNSGIFIRIAAPPPDPWFAVHNGYEVQINAGQDEWHRTGVIYSMTRTSLEPDRPPGEWNTMDIDLDGERVRVTLNGVLLTDFDPSQPVPPRQRDYEPERGPRPARGYIGLQNHDAASVVRFREVSVAPLRAGGR
- a CDS encoding VOC family protein → MTRLNPYLNFPGNAEEAFNFYKSVFGGEFSALVRFKDMPMEGASVSPADENKILHIGLPIGDNVLMASDAPEGMGPKVNFGNHAYISVHPDSRAEADRIFNALSAGGEIEMPIGDQAWGDYYGSFKDRFGVQWMVNYSPAAAS
- a CDS encoding LLM class flavin-dependent oxidoreductase, with translation MQPSALKVGVSLTTALPRSIPAREAGRMLVERARAVREAGLDSLFVGDHHNTPGHYFQGIPTIGRLMAETGDMVTGALFLLPLYQPYLLAEQVGTLAALAQGPFVVIVAAGEGEEQFSPFAVPLKTRPSRMEEHLTILRRLLDGERLTFEGRYHTLTDAAISPLPPQPVPIWVGASARPALERAGRMGDAWLAAPSVFGERLQVEADIYRQAAAAAGREPHLAIRRDIYVGETDADAEAATRPVLERGYRGFSPETLVIGGAQRVAEEFAGLAEMGFEHVLVRHIVLDQALVLASYRRLGQMVLPLLRRQ
- a CDS encoding nuclear transport factor 2 family protein, whose translation is MGFLGRLFGGEKRAAAERGPPAPATPLVSGNRYWRCPACGGVQGKKELDVTVMTGSPVPAGLVACSKCGREHDAIQVYGGAFDFTGEAEVLSRVQVARRYLEGEMAQDAAAVEALLAPDAVHVSMRGETAGAKAIADRLRNPQGPGAGIMGRLQWSAPQEVEGKVRFEGKPSMPSAPLPGITMTLSFNEANKITRIEMARREA